The Arthrobacter sp. D5-1 genome segment CCACCAGGAGGGCATCGCTGGACCTGCCGCCTCCACCCAGGAGTTCCTCGCGCCTGAGTGACTGCCTAAGCCTGCGCAATTCGATGGCAGTGGCTCCGCCGACGCGGGATGTCAACAGCGAAACAGCCATCTCCGGCGTCAACTTGGCCGGGTCCAGGACAACCGCGAAGGCCTCCAGAAGAGGACGCACAGCTACTTCGTCCCGGACGGCCGAGTCTGCCACTGGAACCCGCACCGGTATTCCCTGGCCACTAAGGTAGCGCTGCATCTGTGAAATTTGTCCACCGTTCCGCACGATCACGGCGATGTCACTGAACTCCCGGTTCTCCCTCAGTTGGGCTTCCAGAATCCGCTGGGCTACGTAACGCAGCTCATGCACAGCGGATGGCAGCACATGCCCTTCCACCCTGCCATCACGGGAAGGCGGCTCACCTGCATTGCCCGGACCTGGCAGTTGCTCAAGCCGCCTGGCCAGCTGACCGCCGGAACGCTGTGAAATACGTGCCGCGACGCGCGTCCAGGCCTCTGCTACCACGGGGAGGTGCCGGTGGGTGAACCACAAAGGACGTTCAGTGACCGCGCCCTGGGTGCCTCCCAGCAGCGAAGGCAACTCGGCCACAAGGTCAGGACGGGCACCGCGGAAGCCCTGCACTACGGTATCCGGGGAGTAGGTGACCACGACGTCCTTGCCCTCCGATATATCGGCGAGGAGTTCAAAAATCGCAGGATTGGATTCCTGGGCGTCGTCCACGAGGATCAGCTGAAGGCGTTCACGTTCCGCGGCCAGGAATGCCGGCGAATCCTGGAAGATCTGGCGCGCCGTAGTGATGATTCCTGCGGGGTCAAAAGCCTCGGGCATGCGGAGGTCCAGAACGTCCCGGTATTCGCTGTACAGCTCGGCTGCGGCCATCCAATCGGGACGACCGCATTCGTAGGCGAGACCCACCAAATCCTCTGCGGTACGGCCGGACTCAATGATGCGGTCGAACAACTGGCGGATCTCGTGGCGGAAGCCCCGGGTGGGAAGGGCAGCACTGAGATCCTCCGGCCAGGGCAGCTGGAAACCCGGCCGCGCATGGCCTTCAAGGAGTTCTTTGATGATGAGGTCCTGCTCCGGACCTGAGAGGAGCTTTGGGGGCCTGGCCAGGGGTATGACGCCTTCGGCCTTCGCCCGCCGAATGACGTCGAAGGCGTACGACGCCCAGGTGCGCGCCGGCGTCGTACTGAGACTGCGGTCCAACCGTCCGGTGAAGGTGTCGCGCAAAGCTGCGGCGGCGTGGCGCCCCGGGGCGAGTATGAGGATCTGCTCCGAATTCAGCCCGTCTTCACGGACCCGGCGCACTGCGGATTCCACAAGCACTGTTGACTTGCCCGTGCCCGGACCTCCGGGCACAAGCACGGGGCCGCTCCCCTGCCGGAGGGAAACAACCGCCTGCTGGTCCGGGGACAAGACAGGTGCCGCATAGTGGGTCTCGCGCGGAGGCAGCAGGCGAAGAGCGGCCGGTGATTGGCGGGTTCTGGCGGGAGTGGCGGTCACACAGTCATTTCATCATCGGGCACCGACAATTTATGGAGTTGACGCTCCAACTGGTCAGAGATCACATCAAGTTGATCGAAGTCGGCGTCCGAAGGCGCCCATCGCGCCGTGGTCAGGTCAACCCGCCAACGGCCTTCCCCGGTCCTGAGGAAGGCCTCGTAGGCGCCATGCAGCGGCGTGGATTCCTGCAGGTAATGCTTCAAGGCATCGACCTCGTGGCCGGGAGGCGCTTCCCCGCTGGCCCGAAGGACACGCCACCAAGCCACGGAGCTTCCGTAGTGGCTCATGACTGCGCCGACCTGACGCGGTCCGCCGGCACCCAGGAGCTCTGCCACGTCGCCGTAGGAGACCGCCGATCCCGACGGCACGAGGTCCACCACCGCAAGAACCGCCGTCACATACTCCATCCGCATGTGTTCAGGGTAACGGCAGGAGTGTCGCGCCCAAAGACTGTCGGACCCAGCCGGTAACTTGAAATCATGAGCTCCTGGAACACCCTCTCCCGTGCCGCATTCGACCTCGAGACCACCGGGAAGAACTCGCGGTCGGCACGGATAGTCACGGCTTCGATCACCGTTGTGGATGCCCACGGAGAGCTCATTGCCGAACACGAATGGCTGGC includes the following:
- a CDS encoding MGMT family protein, whose protein sequence is MRMEYVTAVLAVVDLVPSGSAVSYGDVAELLGAGGPRQVGAVMSHYGSSVAWWRVLRASGEAPPGHEVDALKHYLQESTPLHGAYEAFLRTGEGRWRVDLTTARWAPSDADFDQLDVISDQLERQLHKLSVPDDEMTV